The Anopheles coluzzii chromosome 2, AcolN3, whole genome shotgun sequence genome window below encodes:
- the LOC120953009 gene encoding charged multivesicular body protein 1b-2, whose product MSAMEKHLFNLKFAVKELERNAKKCEKEEKAEILKTKKAIQKGNTEVARIHAENAIRQKSQSLNYLRMSARVDAVASRVQTALTTRNVTNSMAGVVKAMDAAMKGMNLEKISGLMDKFESQFEDLDVQSSYMENTMSQTTTTAVPQNDVESLMQRVADEAGLELNMELPSGPSSIAIGASTQASTEQDELTARLARLRQAE is encoded by the exons ATGTCGGCCATGGAGA AACACTTGTTTAATCTTAAATTTGCAGTGAAGGAGCTGGAGCGGAACGCGAAAAAGTGcgagaaggaagaaaaggcGGAAATACTGAAGACAAAGAAAGCGATCCAGAAGGGCAACACGGAGGTGGCCCGCATCCACGCCGAAAACGCGATCCGACAGAAGAGCCAATCGCTCAACTATCTGCGCATGAGTGCGCGGGTCGATGCGGTGGCCAGCCGGGTGCAGACCGCGCTCACCACCCGCAACGTGACGAACTCGATGGCGGGCGTGGTGAAGGCGATGGATGCGGCGATGAAGGGCATGAACCTGGAGAAGATTTCCGGCCTGATGGACAAGTTCGAGTCACAGTTCGAGGATCTGGACGTGCAGAGCTCGTACATGGAGAACACCATGTcgcagacgacgacgacggccgtGCCGCAGAACGACGTGGAGTCGCTGATGCAGCGAGTTGCGGACGAGGCTGG CCTTGAACTCAACATGGAACTTCCATCCGGACCGTCATCGATCGCAATCGGTGCCTCGACGCAAGCATCCACGGAACAGGATGAGCTCACCGCACGTCTGGCACGTTTGCGACAGGCCGAataa